The proteins below are encoded in one region of Ursus arctos isolate Adak ecotype North America unplaced genomic scaffold, UrsArc2.0 scaffold_24, whole genome shotgun sequence:
- the BTBD17 gene encoding BTB/POZ domain-containing protein 17: protein MLRLGSAKPGSWASFWAILTLVGLATRAAQRADVSGEATGTSINHSQTLLHRLQELLRQGNASDVVLRVQAAGTDEVRVFHTHRLLLGLHSELFRELLSNQSEVVLQEPRDCAAVFDKFIRYLYCGELTVLLAQAIPLHRLATKYGVASLQRGVADYMRAHLAGGAGPAVGWYHYAVSTGDEALRQSCLQFLAWNLSAVAASAEWGAVSPELLAQLLPRSDLVLQDELELFHALEAWLGRTRPPPAVAERALRAIRYPMIPPAQLFQLQARSAALARHGEAVADLLLQAYQFHAASPLHFAKFFDVNGSAFLPRNYLAPAWGAPWVINNPARDDRSTSFQTQLGPSGHDSGRRVTWNVLFSPRWLPVSLRPVYADTAGTALPAARPEDGRPRLVVTPASSGGDAAGVSFQKTVLVGARQHGRLLVRHAYSFHQSSEEAGDFLAHADLQRRNSEYLVENALHLHLIVKPVYHTLIRTPK, encoded by the exons ATGCTTCGTTTGGGCTCTGCCAAGCCTGGGTCCTGGGCCAGCTTCTGGGCCATCCTGACCTTGGTGGGTCTGGCCACTCGAGCAG CTCAGAGAGCTGATGTCAGCGGCGAGGCCACGGGCACCTCCATCAACCACTCCCAGACGCTGCTCCACCGCTTGCAGGAGCTGCTGCGGCAGGGGAACGCCAGCGACGTGGTTCTGCGGGTGCAGGCGGCGGGGACCGACGAGGTCCGCGTCTTCCACACGCACCGCCTGCTGCTCGGCCTGCACAGCGAGCTGTTCCGGGAGCTGCTGAGTAACCAGAGCGAAGTGGTGCTGCAGGAGCCCCGGGACTGTGCTGCTGTCTTCGACAAGTTCATTAG GTACCTCTACTGCGGGGAGCTGACCGTGCTGCTGGCCCAGGCCATCCCCCTGCACAGGCTGGCCACCAAGTACGGCGTGGCCTCCCTGCAGCGCGGCGTGGCCGACTACATGCGCGCGCACCTGGCGGGCGGCGCGGGCCCGGCGGTGGGCTGGTACCACTACGCCGTGAGCACCGGGGACGAGGCCCTGCGGcagagctgcctgcagttcctgGCCTGGAACCTGTCGGCCGTGGCGGCGAGCGCAGAGTGGGGCGCCGTGAGCCCCGAGCTGCTGGCGCAGCTCCTGCCGCGCTCGGACCTGGTGCTGCAGGACGAGCTGGAGCTGTTCCACGCGCTCGAGGCGTGGCTGGGCCGCACCCGGCCGCCCCCCGCCGTGGCCGAGCGCGCGCTGCGGGCCATCCGCTACCCCATGATCCCGCCAGCGCAGCTGTTCCAGCTGCAGGCGCGCTCGGCGGCCCTGGCGCGCCATGGCGAGGCGGTGGCCGACCTGCTGCTGCAGGCCTATCAGTTCCACGCCGCGTCGCCGCTGCACTTCGCCAAGTTCTTCGACGTCAACGGCAGCGCTTTCCTGCCCCGCAACTACCTCGCGCCGGCCTGGGGCGCCCCGTGGGTCATCAACAACCCCGCCCGCGACGACCGCAGCACCAGCTTCCAGACGCAGCTGGGCCCGAGCGGCCACGACTCAGGCCGCCGGGTCACGTGGAACGTACTCTTCTCGCCGCGCTGGCTGCCTGTCAGCCTGCGGCCCGTCTACGCGGACACCGCGGGCACTGCGCTGCCCGCCGCGCGTCCAGAGGACGGCCGGCCGCGCCTGGTGGTCACGCCGGCCAGCAGCGGCGGCGACGCGGCGGGCGTAAGCTTCCAGAAGACCGTGCTGGTGGGGGCGCGCCAGCACGGCCGCCTGCTGGTCCGCCACGCCTACAGCTTCCACCAGAGCAGCGAGGAGGCGGGCGACTTCCTGGCGCACGCCGACCTGCAGCGGCGCAACTCCGAGTACCTGGTGGAGAACGCCCTGCACCTTCACCTCATCGTCAAGCCCGTCTACCACACCCTCATCCGGACCCCCAAGTAG